One window from the genome of Sphaerotilus microaerophilus encodes:
- a CDS encoding TonB family protein, which produces MPLRTAHALAVLLCLSAGFTTTVRGQAATPHGKPQVTNPASTLPQALRTVPLVYPDTVDLDWSTGRVRLAYVVDEQGRIGQVEVLQGAHPAFTDAALDALLATPYRPAVKDGVPVAMRVQRDYQFKLQHTGVGTVLNLRGPARNGSARAELAPALQQAVWPVYPAGLLRSGVTGSARVRARIGTQGEVSEVELLAASHPDFGRAAVAMMQAWRFDPSGTVASPQRTLEYEQRFSAARPADSGVPASATQLLERLALGGAAATAVAGVVGAGDLDAPLRPLLQVQPGVPPSLRQARVAGSATVDFYVDAQGRVLLPELASASHEDFGWAALTAVNQWRFEPPRRGGQPVVARGRVQLKAEAPL; this is translated from the coding sequence ATGCCGTTGCGAACCGCCCACGCCCTTGCTGTGCTGCTCTGCCTGTCTGCTGGCTTCACCACCACGGTCCGGGGCCAGGCAGCAACCCCACATGGCAAACCGCAGGTCACCAATCCCGCCAGCACCCTGCCACAGGCGCTGCGCACGGTGCCGCTGGTCTACCCGGACACCGTGGACCTGGATTGGTCGACCGGGCGGGTCAGGCTGGCCTATGTGGTGGACGAGCAGGGGCGCATCGGCCAGGTGGAGGTGCTGCAGGGCGCCCACCCGGCCTTCACCGATGCGGCGCTGGACGCACTGCTGGCCACGCCCTATCGGCCGGCGGTGAAGGACGGCGTGCCCGTGGCGATGCGGGTGCAGCGGGACTACCAGTTCAAGCTGCAGCACACCGGCGTGGGCACGGTGCTCAATCTCAGGGGGCCGGCGCGCAACGGCTCGGCCCGGGCCGAGTTGGCGCCCGCGCTGCAGCAGGCGGTGTGGCCGGTCTACCCGGCGGGGCTGCTGCGCAGCGGGGTGACGGGGTCGGCGCGGGTACGCGCGCGCATCGGCACGCAGGGCGAGGTCAGCGAGGTGGAACTGTTGGCGGCCAGCCACCCGGATTTCGGCCGGGCCGCCGTGGCGATGATGCAGGCCTGGCGCTTCGACCCATCCGGGACGGTGGCGAGCCCGCAGCGCACACTGGAGTACGAGCAGCGCTTCTCCGCGGCGCGGCCGGCGGACAGTGGCGTGCCCGCATCGGCCACCCAGCTGCTGGAGCGCCTGGCGCTGGGCGGTGCCGCAGCCACCGCAGTCGCTGGCGTTGTCGGCGCGGGCGATCTGGACGCGCCGCTTCGCCCACTGCTGCAGGTGCAGCCGGGCGTTCCACCGTCGCTGCGCCAGGCGCGCGTGGCGGGCAGCGCGACGGTGGACTTCTACGTCGATGCCCAGGGGCGCGTGCTGCTGCCCGAGCTGGCCTCGGCCAGCCACGAGGACTTTGGCTGGGCAGCGCTGACAGCGGTGAACCAGTGGCGCTTCGAGCCACCCCGCCGCGGTGGCCAGCCGGTGGTGGCGCGGGGGCGGGTGCAGCTGAAGGCGGAGGCGCCACTCTGA
- the csm6 gene encoding CRISPR-associated ring nuclease Csm6 — protein sequence MPSVYVPTAGSPVRRVLFTVCGLSPQVITESIYALAVAAPIDERFVPTEVHVLTTSEGAQRVRLALLSDHPGGYARLLRDYNLPPITFGEAQIHLVSGADGQPLTDIRSEDDNARMADAVTELVRGFTADESCALHVSIAGGRKTMGFYAGYALSLFGREQDRLSHVLVSAPFESSWEFFYPTPYPQVIATQGGRELVDASTAEVRLAQIPFVRLRPVLPAAMLDDSASFAAAVQAAERHLAAPRLTLDVPARCIEADGLRIHLAPWSFALMAVLAQRAQRGAAALTAPTKDEHDASWARAFLADLRAVVGQAGVPDSVEQQLATSCSGDRFSQHRSRLVRSLTEALGPGRVPRYFDDGGRHRGKRYRIPLPAEAIEIRRGGEGVASLRSGATTAGRSQTPD from the coding sequence ATGCCGTCCGTCTACGTGCCCACTGCGGGTTCGCCTGTCCGGCGTGTTCTGTTCACCGTCTGCGGCCTGAGCCCTCAGGTCATCACCGAGTCGATCTATGCGCTCGCAGTGGCTGCTCCCATCGATGAGCGCTTTGTGCCGACCGAAGTTCACGTGCTGACGACGAGCGAGGGGGCGCAGCGCGTGCGTCTGGCCCTGTTGTCTGATCATCCTGGTGGCTACGCACGCCTGCTGCGTGACTACAACCTGCCGCCCATCACCTTCGGTGAGGCGCAGATCCACCTTGTCAGCGGAGCCGACGGCCAGCCACTGACGGACATCCGCAGCGAAGACGACAACGCCCGCATGGCCGACGCCGTCACCGAGTTGGTGCGCGGCTTCACGGCCGACGAGAGCTGCGCCCTGCACGTCAGCATTGCCGGCGGGCGCAAGACCATGGGCTTTTACGCCGGCTACGCGCTGTCGCTGTTTGGCCGCGAGCAGGACCGGCTGTCGCATGTGCTGGTCAGCGCGCCCTTCGAGTCGTCCTGGGAGTTCTTCTATCCCACGCCCTACCCGCAGGTCATTGCCACCCAGGGCGGGCGCGAGCTGGTGGATGCTTCCACGGCCGAGGTCCGCCTGGCGCAGATCCCGTTCGTGCGGCTGCGGCCCGTGCTGCCTGCTGCGATGCTCGACGATTCGGCCAGTTTTGCCGCCGCGGTGCAGGCCGCCGAGCGCCACCTCGCTGCGCCGCGCCTGACGCTGGACGTGCCAGCGCGTTGCATCGAAGCCGACGGGCTGCGCATCCACCTGGCGCCCTGGTCCTTCGCGCTGATGGCCGTGCTGGCGCAGCGCGCCCAGCGTGGCGCCGCGGCCCTGACCGCGCCGACCAAGGACGAGCACGACGCCAGCTGGGCCCGGGCCTTCCTGGCTGACCTTCGCGCGGTGGTCGGCCAGGCTGGTGTGCCGGATTCGGTCGAGCAGCAACTGGCCACGAGCTGCAGCGGCGACCGTTTCTCCCAGCACCGCTCGCGCCTGGTGCGCAGCCTCACCGAGGCCCTGGGCCCCGGGCGCGTGCCGCGTTACTTCGACGACGGCGGACGGCACCGGGGCAAGCGCTACCGCATCCCGCTGCCGGCCGAGGCGATCGAGATCCGGCGGGGCGGGGAGGGGGTCGCAAGCTTGCGAAGTGGGGCAACGACGGCCGGCCGCTCGCAAACTCCGGATTGA
- the cas10 gene encoding type III-A CRISPR-associated protein Cas10/Csm1 produces MTRHDAHPLQEATTRVALAAYLHDLGKFAERAGAHAQDPRLDAHLTLYCPFHEEAKGRGWHSHRHAAHTALAFDTIEPWLPPLLGRESAPYAPRRRAGDAAAADATDSLINAAAAHHRPDSFLQWVIATADRVASGFEREEFEKYNHAKDETRAGLDHYTARQLTLFEQMRLGSGGSVPDEKALRWRYPLRTLSPASLFPAKAAQCEGRDRDAARQEYARLWQWFLEAIKLIPQAHRQQLPLWFDHFDSLWLAATQAIPAATAFNVKPEVSLYDHSRTTAALAAALWRWHEAAGQTDASAAGRLRERSDYREPKFLLIQGDFFGIQDFIFASGGDTRKQAAKLLRGRSFQVSLFTELAALRILDALGLPATSQVINAAGKFLIVAPHTPEVLATLADLRSEFDAWFLRHTFGLAGMGLAWQDASCEDFLLRKDSTGDKAAERGFAALRTRLVEQLDRAKHARFDLCRSGARVFSDADYRFGPCAFNGRLPADQAAEHGAAASCALSRDQIAIGRALVDRFERLLIVRETGTELLHSGERLQPLELPLFGYRLAFTAHEEASGRFGVLAATGLLRRCFDFSLPGADDADGTMPLWNGYARRFISGYVPRASGSENRLSGRYVGVAQDDFPEAGDLAPFDLLASEDRQPDESGSGWLGVAALGVLKGDIDNLGELFRIGLQQPTFAKHAALSRQVNAFFAIYLSWLLAREFPKVYTVFAGGDDFFLVGPWRQVQKLAWRMRCEFHRYVAENGDLHFSAGVATQKPGAPVHVLAELAEEALALAKQCREPASSPVQPAKNAVTCFGQTVPWSQWLHLEGALDRLGVLRRDAGLSTGYVYGLLRFVDLCRREREGDPEAAMWRARFKYRTRRFVVDRIRGLDEATRQRRFNELATDIGVNGIDKLGANYRIVLFNHLYQFRDR; encoded by the coding sequence ATGACGAGACACGATGCCCACCCGCTTCAGGAGGCCACCACCCGCGTCGCGCTCGCTGCCTACCTGCATGACCTGGGCAAGTTTGCCGAGAGGGCGGGGGCTCATGCCCAGGATCCGCGCTTGGACGCCCATCTGACGCTGTATTGCCCCTTCCACGAGGAGGCCAAGGGCCGGGGTTGGCACAGCCACCGCCATGCGGCGCACACGGCGCTGGCCTTCGACACCATCGAGCCGTGGCTCCCGCCGCTGTTGGGTCGCGAGAGCGCGCCCTACGCGCCGCGCCGTCGAGCGGGTGACGCCGCCGCGGCGGATGCGACCGATTCACTGATCAACGCAGCGGCCGCACACCACCGGCCGGACTCCTTCTTGCAGTGGGTCATCGCCACGGCCGATCGGGTGGCCTCGGGTTTCGAGCGCGAAGAGTTCGAGAAGTACAACCACGCCAAGGACGAGACCCGCGCCGGGCTCGACCACTACACCGCGCGTCAGCTCACGCTGTTCGAGCAGATGCGCCTGGGTTCCGGTGGCTCCGTGCCCGACGAGAAGGCGCTGCGCTGGCGCTACCCGCTGCGCACCCTCTCGCCTGCCAGCCTGTTCCCGGCCAAGGCCGCTCAGTGCGAAGGGCGCGATCGCGACGCTGCGCGCCAGGAATACGCCCGCCTGTGGCAGTGGTTCCTGGAGGCGATCAAGCTCATTCCGCAGGCGCACCGCCAGCAGTTGCCGCTGTGGTTCGACCACTTCGACAGCCTGTGGCTCGCGGCGACGCAGGCCATCCCGGCAGCCACCGCCTTCAACGTCAAGCCGGAGGTCTCGCTCTACGACCATTCGCGCACCACTGCCGCCCTGGCGGCGGCGCTGTGGCGCTGGCATGAGGCCGCCGGCCAGACCGACGCATCCGCCGCGGGTCGGCTGCGCGAGCGCAGCGACTACCGTGAGCCCAAGTTCCTGCTGATCCAGGGTGACTTCTTCGGCATCCAGGACTTCATCTTCGCCAGCGGTGGCGACACCCGCAAGCAGGCCGCCAAGCTGCTGCGCGGGCGCTCGTTCCAGGTGTCGCTGTTCACCGAGCTGGCGGCGCTGCGCATCCTCGATGCGCTCGGGTTGCCGGCCACCAGCCAGGTCATCAATGCGGCCGGCAAGTTCCTGATCGTGGCGCCGCACACTCCCGAGGTGCTTGCCACGCTGGCCGACCTGCGCTCCGAATTCGACGCCTGGTTCCTGCGGCACACCTTCGGGCTGGCGGGCATGGGGCTGGCTTGGCAGGACGCCTCGTGCGAGGACTTCCTGCTGCGCAAGGACAGCACCGGCGACAAGGCTGCCGAGCGCGGCTTTGCCGCCCTGCGCACGCGGCTGGTCGAGCAGCTCGACCGCGCCAAGCATGCCCGTTTCGACCTGTGCCGCAGCGGCGCCCGAGTGTTCAGCGACGCCGACTACCGCTTCGGCCCCTGCGCTTTCAATGGGCGGCTGCCGGCCGACCAAGCTGCAGAGCATGGTGCAGCGGCCAGCTGCGCTCTCTCTCGCGATCAGATCGCCATCGGCCGGGCACTGGTCGACCGTTTCGAGCGGCTGCTGATCGTGCGCGAGACCGGGACGGAGCTGCTGCACAGCGGCGAGCGCCTGCAGCCGCTGGAGCTGCCGCTGTTCGGCTACCGCCTGGCATTTACGGCGCATGAGGAGGCCAGTGGCCGCTTCGGTGTACTGGCGGCCACGGGGCTGCTGCGGCGCTGCTTCGACTTCTCGCTGCCCGGTGCCGACGATGCCGACGGCACCATGCCACTGTGGAACGGCTATGCGCGGCGCTTCATCAGCGGCTACGTGCCGCGCGCCAGCGGCAGCGAAAACCGACTCTCCGGCCGCTACGTCGGGGTGGCGCAGGATGATTTCCCTGAGGCCGGCGATCTGGCGCCGTTTGACCTGCTGGCCAGCGAGGACCGCCAGCCCGACGAGTCGGGCAGCGGCTGGCTGGGCGTGGCGGCACTCGGTGTGCTCAAGGGAGACATCGACAACCTCGGCGAGCTGTTCCGCATCGGCCTGCAGCAACCCACCTTCGCCAAGCATGCCGCCCTGTCGCGGCAGGTGAACGCCTTCTTCGCCATCTACCTGTCCTGGCTGCTGGCGCGGGAGTTTCCGAAGGTCTACACCGTGTTTGCCGGCGGCGACGACTTCTTCCTCGTCGGCCCCTGGCGCCAGGTGCAGAAACTGGCTTGGCGCATGCGCTGCGAGTTCCACCGCTATGTCGCGGAGAACGGTGACCTGCACTTCTCGGCTGGCGTCGCTACGCAGAAGCCGGGGGCGCCGGTGCATGTGCTGGCCGAGCTGGCCGAAGAGGCGCTGGCGCTGGCCAAGCAGTGCAGGGAGCCGGCCAGCAGCCCGGTACAGCCGGCCAAGAACGCCGTGACCTGCTTCGGCCAGACGGTGCCCTGGTCGCAATGGCTGCATCTGGAGGGCGCCCTGGATCGTCTCGGTGTGCTGCGCCGCGATGCAGGGCTCAGTACCGGCTACGTCTACGGCCTGCTGCGGTTCGTCGACCTGTGTCGACGCGAGCGTGAGGGCGATCCCGAGGCGGCGATGTGGCGAGCCCGCTTCAAGTACCGCACGCGGCGCTTCGTGGTGGATCGCATCCGCGGGCTCGACGAGGCGACACGACAGCGCCGCTTCAACGAACTGGCCACCGACATCGGCGTCAACGGCATCGACAAGCTTGGGGCGAACTACCGCATCGTCCTGTTCAACCACCTCTACCAGTTCCGTGACCGTTAA
- the csm2 gene encoding type III-A CRISPR-associated protein Csm2: MATYQQPNPRGPGGYQGGQRQGGYSPRGDDRDDTPTISLQGIVFGDKPAADLFSTQAERAAEEVSRASKEMNKSSQLRRFYDELVMWQEKVGNDDSKFSDCEPYIRMLKAKAAYAKGRKHVDANFRALFDRLIDQSTSAATLRQAKLFFEAFMAYYKIHRAQ; encoded by the coding sequence ATGGCAACGTATCAGCAACCCAACCCGCGTGGACCGGGCGGCTACCAGGGCGGCCAGCGGCAGGGCGGCTATTCCCCGCGCGGAGATGACAGGGACGACACACCGACGATCAGCCTGCAGGGCATCGTCTTCGGCGACAAGCCGGCTGCCGACCTGTTCTCGACCCAGGCGGAGCGCGCTGCCGAGGAGGTGTCGCGCGCCTCGAAGGAGATGAACAAGTCGAGCCAGCTGCGTCGCTTCTACGACGAGCTGGTCATGTGGCAGGAGAAGGTCGGCAACGACGACAGCAAGTTCAGCGACTGCGAACCCTACATCCGCATGCTCAAGGCCAAGGCAGCCTACGCCAAAGGCCGCAAGCACGTCGACGCCAACTTCCGGGCCCTGTTCGACCGCCTCATCGACCAGAGCACCAGTGCCGCGACGCTGCGGCAGGCCAAGCTCTTCTTCGAGGCCTTCATGGCCTATTACAAGATCCACCGTGCCCAGTGA
- the csm3 gene encoding type III-A CRISPR-associated RAMP protein Csm3 codes for MQLINIHQLTATLELKSGLRIGASEGEIRIGGVDNQVIRHAHTGQPYIPGSSLKGKVRSLLEWRSGAVQSNPLGLQDLQRARNDAIAVQVRMILTLFGVSGGDRPDHADEELIGKIGPTRLAFWDAALQPDWVGRIQGEDKLLTEVKTENRIDRIKGVAEHPRQTERVPSGARFDFRLSVKQLDIDGDGAELRRTLLAGLRLLELDSLGGSGSRGYGKVKFTGMRWGDADIQAEFDRIDPFADVAAARRA; via the coding sequence ATGCAACTCATCAACATCCACCAGCTCACCGCCACGCTCGAACTGAAGTCGGGCCTTCGCATCGGTGCCAGCGAAGGCGAGATTCGCATCGGCGGTGTGGACAACCAGGTCATCCGCCACGCGCACACCGGGCAGCCGTACATCCCCGGGTCGTCGCTCAAGGGCAAGGTGCGCAGCCTGCTGGAGTGGCGCAGTGGGGCGGTGCAGTCAAATCCACTTGGACTCCAGGATCTTCAGCGTGCCCGCAACGATGCGATCGCTGTACAGGTGCGGATGATCCTGACGCTCTTTGGCGTGAGCGGTGGTGACCGACCGGACCATGCGGATGAAGAGCTGATCGGCAAGATTGGCCCGACCCGGCTGGCTTTCTGGGATGCCGCGCTGCAGCCGGACTGGGTCGGTCGCATCCAGGGTGAGGACAAGCTGCTGACCGAGGTCAAGACCGAGAACCGCATCGACCGCATCAAGGGTGTGGCCGAGCACCCGCGCCAGACCGAGCGGGTGCCCTCCGGCGCCCGGTTCGACTTCCGGCTGTCGGTCAAGCAGCTCGACATCGACGGTGACGGCGCCGAGCTGCGCCGCACGCTGCTGGCCGGGCTGCGGCTGCTGGAGCTCGACAGCCTCGGCGGTTCGGGTTCGCGCGGCTACGGCAAGGTGAAGTTCACCGGCATGCGCTGGGGCGATGCCGACATCCAGGCCGAGTTCGACCGCATCGACCCGTTCGCCGACGTGGCCGCCGCGCGGCGTGCCTGA
- the csm4 gene encoding type III-A CRISPR-associated RAMP protein Csm4, which translates to MPMRTFKLTLRPESAFGTPLAGDTLFGHLCWALRWRQGEAGLIKLLEGYTRGQPFAVLSDALPAGLLPRPNLPASRLQRAGDPKVDPKQRKADKQLAWLPAEQAARPMVDWVRVGLDKARSVQTEVRTQNTIHRLTGTTGTGVFAPRQVDTLVHAPGAALEVYAVLDTDRLPLPSFVQALADIGVNGFGRDASTGLGKFTLVGEAAAHSWPTPPGARHALTLAPCAPVPADLDADDCHYQPVTRFGRHGSLHVLTGRPFKRPLLLLRSAAVLAWRHPSNECPAFHGQGLGGVAQPISAAEPATVHQGYAPVLPLALPELKEAA; encoded by the coding sequence ATGCCGATGCGCACCTTCAAGCTGACGCTGCGGCCCGAGTCGGCCTTCGGCACGCCGCTGGCCGGCGACACGCTGTTCGGCCACCTGTGCTGGGCGCTGCGCTGGCGGCAGGGGGAGGCCGGCCTGATCAAGCTGCTCGAGGGCTACACCCGCGGTCAGCCGTTCGCCGTGCTGTCCGATGCGCTTCCAGCCGGGCTGCTGCCACGGCCGAACCTGCCGGCGAGCCGTCTGCAGCGTGCTGGCGATCCCAAGGTCGATCCGAAACAGCGCAAGGCCGACAAACAACTGGCCTGGCTGCCGGCCGAGCAGGCTGCGCGGCCGATGGTGGACTGGGTGCGGGTCGGGCTGGACAAGGCCCGGTCGGTGCAAACCGAGGTCCGCACCCAGAACACCATCCACCGCCTGACGGGTACCACCGGCACCGGTGTCTTTGCGCCGCGCCAGGTCGATACCCTGGTGCACGCGCCCGGAGCCGCGCTGGAGGTCTATGCGGTGCTGGACACCGATCGGCTGCCGCTGCCGTCCTTCGTGCAGGCGCTGGCCGACATCGGCGTCAATGGCTTCGGCCGGGACGCCTCCACCGGGCTGGGCAAATTCACCCTGGTCGGCGAGGCTGCTGCGCACTCATGGCCGACTCCGCCGGGGGCGCGCCACGCACTCACGCTGGCGCCCTGCGCACCGGTGCCGGCCGATCTGGACGCCGACGACTGCCACTACCAGCCCGTTACCCGCTTCGGCCGCCACGGCAGCCTGCATGTGCTGACGGGCCGGCCGTTCAAGCGCCCGTTGCTGCTGCTGCGCAGCGCGGCGGTGCTGGCCTGGCGCCACCCGTCGAACGAATGCCCGGCCTTTCACGGCCAGGGCCTCGGCGGGGTGGCGCAGCCGATTTCGGCGGCCGAGCCCGCGACGGTGCACCAGGGTTACGCGCCCGTGCTGCCGCTGGCGCTGCCCGAGCTGAAGGAGGCCGCATGA
- a CDS encoding RAMP superfamily CRISPR-associated protein, whose protein sequence is MSSNPTLTRFFTTQALRLTPLTPIHIGCGIDFEPTNYVIDEGVLYHFDPAQVPLKPQDRKALIDAANDKRAALSCIQGFFHDRRDTYAAHARQVVAVAAGVAEQHGRRIRQIAQREANGRNVINLLEVERTMHHPHSGAPYLPGSSLKGAMRTAWLDQINDGRARRDAYEKAQQMEQRLLDGSFHTDPFRLVDVADAGGEQVLSKVYFSTNHKKKRVLDKDGVERQGQGLATRRETIVGGQYAALTGDLRLDLLPGQGRSDKVPGQRIEPKALAAACNRYYVQRLAKLLALLEQRGFASPEWCTGVRRLLAALRPAFERGDAFLLRVGRHSGAEAVTLDGVRRISVMQGKDERGRNQYKDMDEATTIWLAAERENITRGDLLPFGWLLVEHADAPEIPALREWCDRQPKPDLGAIQAKLDGARAQAEAEAARAAQEQAAREAEKAEAARIAAEKEAARLQLTPNRQDVEALAEALRASVVALRGGKVKANTELHARTRALVKRALAEGWPLTERSVLADMLTQELPKAVQIDNWKDERKKLQLAQLCA, encoded by the coding sequence ATGAGCTCGAATCCGACCCTGACTCGCTTCTTCACCACCCAGGCCCTGCGGCTGACGCCGCTCACGCCGATCCACATCGGCTGCGGTATCGACTTCGAGCCGACCAACTACGTCATCGACGAGGGGGTGCTGTATCACTTCGATCCGGCGCAGGTGCCGCTGAAGCCGCAGGACCGCAAGGCGCTGATCGACGCGGCGAACGACAAGCGTGCGGCGCTGAGTTGCATCCAGGGCTTCTTCCACGACCGTCGCGATACCTACGCGGCGCATGCCCGGCAGGTGGTGGCCGTGGCTGCCGGCGTGGCCGAGCAGCATGGCCGGCGCATCCGGCAGATCGCCCAGCGCGAGGCCAATGGCCGCAATGTCATCAACCTGCTGGAGGTCGAACGCACGATGCACCACCCGCACAGCGGTGCACCGTACCTGCCCGGCTCCAGCCTGAAGGGGGCGATGCGCACGGCGTGGCTGGATCAGATCAATGACGGCAGAGCGCGGCGTGACGCTTACGAGAAGGCCCAGCAGATGGAGCAACGCCTCCTCGATGGCAGCTTCCACACCGACCCGTTCCGGCTGGTCGATGTGGCCGATGCCGGCGGCGAGCAGGTGCTCAGCAAGGTCTACTTCAGCACCAATCACAAGAAGAAAAGAGTGCTCGACAAGGACGGCGTCGAACGACAGGGACAGGGGCTGGCGACGCGGCGCGAGACCATCGTCGGCGGCCAGTACGCTGCCCTGACCGGCGATCTGCGCCTGGATCTGCTGCCCGGACAGGGCCGAAGTGACAAGGTTCCAGGTCAGCGCATCGAGCCGAAGGCGCTGGCCGCGGCCTGCAACCGCTACTACGTTCAGCGGCTGGCAAAGCTGCTCGCCCTGCTGGAGCAGCGCGGCTTTGCCAGTCCTGAATGGTGCACGGGTGTGCGTCGGTTGCTGGCGGCGTTGCGTCCTGCGTTCGAGCGCGGCGACGCCTTTCTGCTGCGTGTCGGGCGCCACAGCGGCGCGGAGGCGGTGACTCTGGACGGCGTGCGCCGGATCAGTGTCATGCAAGGGAAGGACGAGCGGGGACGGAATCAATACAAGGACATGGACGAGGCGACCACCATCTGGCTTGCCGCCGAGCGAGAGAACATCACCCGTGGCGACTTGCTGCCCTTCGGCTGGCTGCTGGTCGAACACGCCGATGCCCCGGAAATCCCCGCCCTGCGCGAATGGTGTGATCGGCAGCCCAAACCCGACCTCGGGGCCATCCAGGCAAAGCTGGACGGGGCACGCGCGCAAGCCGAAGCCGAGGCTGCACGGGCAGCACAGGAGCAGGCCGCTCGCGAGGCGGAGAAGGCCGAAGCGGCCCGGATCGCGGCCGAGAAGGAGGCGGCACGTCTCCAGCTCACACCGAACCGGCAGGATGTCGAAGCGCTGGCCGAGGCCCTGCGGGCCAGCGTCGTGGCGCTGCGCGGCGGCAAGGTCAAGGCCAACACGGAACTGCATGCCCGCACGCGCGCCCTGGTCAAGCGAGCCCTTGCCGAGGGCTGGCCACTGACAGAGCGATCGGTCCTGGCCGACATGTTGACCCAGGAACTGCCCAAGGCCGTGCAGATTGACAACTGGAAAGACGAGCGCAAAAAGTTGCAGCTGGCCCAGCTTTGCGCCTGA
- the cas6 gene encoding CRISPR system precrRNA processing endoribonuclease RAMP protein Cas6: MTQTIIPACGNNSPSELLNLPLTRLRLTAIAQADLPLPDYAGSLLRGAFGAALRRSACMTGLPQCRDCALWRSCPYPAVFETPPAPTQFGQQFSAVPNPYVIEPPPIGLRRVAAGQPLVFHLVLFGDSRLRQLPLIVHAWQRALRHGLGRERIASELVEVAAVLPTAAGGDELLPVWDADGARVHPQQLEQTALRLPNGAPAELNRLTLQIHTPLRLQHDGHALGPRELSLRTLLAQLLRRLNLVLDLHCGIRPAPFDAPALLAAAEAGLCDDRSALHWKDWTRYSARQRQEMTLGGVLGRWTLTGDCAVLAQLWPWLWLGQWLHLGKNATMGMGGYTLEAGA, from the coding sequence GTGACCCAGACGATCATTCCGGCATGTGGGAACAACTCTCCATCCGAGCTGCTCAACCTGCCCCTCACCCGCCTGCGCCTGACCGCCATCGCCCAGGCCGACCTGCCGTTGCCCGACTACGCCGGCTCGCTGCTGCGCGGCGCCTTCGGTGCCGCCCTGCGCCGCAGCGCCTGCATGACCGGCCTGCCGCAGTGCCGCGACTGTGCGCTGTGGCGCAGTTGCCCCTACCCGGCGGTGTTCGAGACGCCGCCGGCGCCCACCCAGTTCGGCCAGCAGTTCAGCGCCGTGCCCAACCCCTACGTGATCGAGCCGCCGCCGATCGGCCTGCGCCGCGTGGCGGCCGGGCAGCCGCTGGTGTTCCACCTGGTGCTCTTCGGTGATTCCAGGCTGCGCCAACTGCCGCTGATCGTGCACGCCTGGCAGCGCGCACTGCGCCACGGGCTGGGGCGCGAGCGCATAGCCAGCGAGCTGGTTGAGGTGGCGGCCGTCCTGCCCACAGCGGCGGGCGGTGACGAGCTGCTTCCCGTCTGGGACGCCGACGGCGCCCGTGTTCACCCGCAGCAGTTGGAACAGACGGCGCTGCGGTTGCCGAATGGGGCGCCGGCGGAGCTGAACCGCCTGACCCTGCAGATCCACACCCCTCTGCGTCTTCAGCACGACGGCCACGCTCTGGGGCCGCGTGAGCTGAGCCTGCGCACCCTGCTCGCCCAGCTGCTGCGCCGGCTGAACCTGGTGCTGGACCTGCACTGCGGCATCCGCCCGGCACCCTTCGATGCACCCGCCCTGCTGGCGGCGGCCGAAGCGGGCCTGTGCGACGACCGCAGTGCCCTGCACTGGAAAGACTGGACGCGCTACTCGGCCCGCCAGCGCCAGGAGATGACCCTGGGCGGCGTGCTCGGCCGCTGGACGCTCACCGGCGACTGCGCCGTCCTTGCCCAGCTGTGGCCCTGGCTCTGGCTGGGCCAGTGGTTGCACCTGGGCAAGAACGCGACGATGGGGATGGGTGGCTACACGCTGGAGGCGGGGGCTTGA
- the csx16 gene encoding CRISPR-associated protein Csx16 produces the protein MATFFLSRHPGAVEWARRQGLAVDQWLAHLEVAQVQPGDTVIGTLPIHLAAQVCARGGRYLHLSLDLPVELRGRELTADELERAGARLEEFWVESESGAGLDLT, from the coding sequence ATGGCCACCTTCTTCCTCTCCCGCCACCCCGGTGCCGTCGAATGGGCGCGCCGCCAAGGCTTGGCCGTGGACCAATGGCTGGCGCACCTGGAGGTGGCGCAAGTGCAGCCGGGCGACACCGTCATCGGCACCCTGCCCATCCACCTGGCTGCGCAGGTCTGCGCGCGCGGCGGGCGTTACCTGCATCTGAGCCTGGACCTGCCCGTGGAGTTGCGCGGGAGGGAACTGACGGCCGATGAGCTGGAGCGGGCGGGGGCGCGGCTGGAGGAGTTTTGGGTGGAATCTGAATCTGGTGCAGGGTTGGATCTCACTTGA
- a CDS encoding AbrB/MazE/SpoVT family DNA-binding domain-containing protein translates to MIEMKVSEGGRVVIPAEIRRELRLTDGEMVCFELVGSGEVRLMSKAQRLLRAREAFLQRLPIQPGRSLAEELINERRASSEV, encoded by the coding sequence ATGATCGAGATGAAGGTGTCAGAGGGTGGCAGGGTTGTCATTCCGGCTGAAATTCGCCGTGAACTCCGACTGACCGACGGCGAAATGGTCTGCTTCGAGCTGGTCGGCAGCGGCGAGGTGCGGCTGATGAGCAAGGCACAGCGCCTGCTGCGTGCCCGGGAGGCCTTCCTGCAGCGCCTGCCGATCCAGCCTGGCCGTTCGCTGGCGGAGGAGCTGATCAACGAGCGCCGCGCTTCGTCCGAGGTCTGA